GGAGAAGAACACCTGCCCCACGTCATGGGCCGAGTCCAGGGTCAGCACCCCGGATTTCCGGGACATGGCCAGCAGCTGGAACAGGTCCATCAGGCTCAGTTCTTTTATGGGGCCTTCGATTGCCATCTAATTCAAATCAAAAATTAAATGAATTACCCCGCCGCAAGCGGGCGGGGTATCTTTTCCCCGCTCCCTCGCACGTTACAATTTAAAAAGCAGCAGTCTGTTTTTGTCGACACAATGAGATGTCTTCCCTAACTCAACTTTATTCTCTTTTCGGATTCGGTAACCCCGCCGCAAGCGGTCGGGGTATTAAAAATTAATAAAATACCATCCGGGATTTGTTTACTGTTTGACGTTTACCTTTGATTGGTTTTAGCCGCGAAATCAGGCCAACGCTTTTTTCAGCAATTCCCTTAACGGGCCCAAGTCAATTTGAATGGTTGACCAAACGATGTCAACGTCTATGTCAAAATAACCGTGTATCAGGCGATTCCTCATGGAGGTTATTTCGGGCCAGGGTATTTCTTGAAGCTCCCGCCGGGTTTCTTCCGTTACTTTGGTTGCCGCTTCGCCGATTATCTCCAGATTTTTGACCACTGAAAGCAACAGCATCCGGTTGTCATTTAATGAATCTCTGGTTTTGCCATCGGTAAACAGAATAATTTCCTCGGCGGCATCAAGCATATGTTGCACTCTTATCCGGTCATTTTTCTGCATACAACACCTTGGCCTGGCTCATTACCTCTTTTCTGAAATAGCGGCTCAGATCATGCGGGGTGCGTAAGTCCACCTGGCGTCCGGCAAAGAGACCCGAAAGTTCCCGGACTATTTTGGCCAAGCCCAGATAGCCTGGGACATTGTCGCTCTGGAATTCCACCAGCACATCTACATCGCTTTTCGTGGTGAAATCATCACCCAGCACCGACCCGAACAACGAAAGCTTGGAAATATGGTAATTACGGCAGAACTCTGATAATTTATCTTTTGGTATTGTGATTTGTTCCATTTGATCTCTCCTTTCTTAGACCAGGATCCCCGATCTTAGCCAGCCCAGGGTCAGCACCCCGGATTTGCGGGACATGGCCAGCAGCTGGAACAGGTCCATCAGGCTTAGTCCTTTTATGGGGCCTTCGATTGCCATCTCGCTAAAATTAAAAATAAAATATCAACATGTTTGCCGGGCATCTAATGGTTTTTCTTACTTGATTTATTTTGGCATTTGCTTGTAATGTAACTATCAGAAGGTTCGTGCACTGCTGGCAGCTTATCCAACCATATTAAATCTTTACCGATTATCAGTTCTTCCATCGTTGCATGGTGTGTGTTCGTCATGGGTATGAGCCGCATTTGGAAACCGTGTTTACGTGCCAATGATTTTACTTCTTCGGCATTGTCGTAAGTCATCAGGAAATCGCCCTTTAATGACTCGCATATTTTAAACAATTCTTCGTGATCCAATTCGCAATATCTATACAACCTATTACCCGCCTTTTTACCGCCAGCGGTATATGGCGGATCAATGAAATACCTTACATCGCTCCGGGCTGCATATTCTTTCATTACCTTTAAACCGTCTTCACATCGGAAATCAATCTTATCTGTCAAATAGCTTATATCATTAAGTCTGCGAGCCAGTGTTTCAGGATACCATCGGGATTTTATACCTTTGCCATTTTCGCCGTTTTTCAATAATCCTGAGCCATCAGCCAGTATGCCGCCGTGATAGGTGCGGTTTTTTAGGATCGTCTGAAAAGCCTTTTCTTTGATTGATGACGTGTTAAGTGTTATTTCATCAATTACATTCTCTCTGGTCAGATCAAAAGAAAGAATGCGCTTTAATAGCCATTTTGAATTGCCAGCAACAATCGCCTGCCATACTGCTGCGATTTCTTCGTCCAATTCAACCATTACCACTTTGGGCACCAGACGTTCAAACAAAGCAGTAAGGCTTATGATTCCGCCACCGGCAAATGGTTCAACTAAAACATTGGGTTTGGCATGCACATTTTTAAACCATTTCCTGAACGTAGGCACAAACCACGTTTTGCCTCCGGGGTAACGGAAGATGCTGCGTTGCGGCACCGAGGAGACATTGACCGGTTTTGCCGGCTCATTGTCAACGCAGATGCCAGGTATTGAAAGTGTTCCCCTATATGCTGTCATATTAGAATGGCTTATCTATGGTTTTATTTACCGGGGGCGTTTCCATTTGTTCGTCTAATTTGTCTTGCAACAGTTTCATGAAGTCGTCAATTTTACCTGGCATTGGCTTCGTAATTGAAATCAGCGACGATTCAAACTCGGTATAAATTTCATCAACCTTTTACAACTTATAAACGCCGGTACCTTTCTGTAAAACCAGATCGTAAATGAACCAGGCTATATCAGCATTTTCTTTTTTAACTTTTTTAATTGGGGGTAATGTTTCAAAAAACCCCTTGCTTAGAGCTACAACGGTTTTCTTTTTCCAGTTATTAAGTATGCCCCCTTTAAAAAGAAGCTGCGGAGCAAGCCTTTTTCTTGAAGATGATAGATAATCCGGTCTTGGGTAATTCGGCTGGGTTGACCAGTCAAAATCTGTCCTCTTTTTCGGGTCTTCCATATAATGTTCAAATGGGTCCCTTACATTGCCTGAAATATATACTGCCTGCACCTCCAATGCTCCAAAGTCGTAAACTTTGCCTTTTTTGTCATAAGCCACAAGAACGACATCAATGTTACCCGCTGCCTTACCGTTAGCATCGCTAAGCCGTACCTCAGTTAAAGAACTCCATTTGGCATCTTCTTTAAAGAAAAATGAAGCGGCATCATCGGTAATAATCCAGTCTTCCCTAAAACGTATCGGGCAGGTGATAACAGGATGTTTTTCGTAGAAAATACTGCATACACCGAGTGGATTTTCCGCCTTGTCTTTGGTGCAATTGGGGACTTTGTTGTTAAACGGACAAAGACGACGTTTTCTATATCTACTTGCTTCATCTGATTTATCAGATATCAAATGCCCAAAGACTTCTGCGAGTGGCTGTGATGGTTCTTTCATTTTATCTCGAAGTGTTAATATTCAATTTCTGTATTTTGTTTTACGCACCCTATCCCGCCACTTCCTGCCACTGCAGGGCCGCGTCTATGGCCTTGGCAGCCTGCTGCCTTAAATTCTGGTCGTGGGTGAAATTGGCCGCTTTCTGCCAGGCCTCCACCGCATCCCGGGTTTTGCCCCGGTGGGCCAAAAGTTTTCCCAGCAAAAGATATAATTCGGCCCGGTCGCCAAAGGAGGTCATAAGTTCCTGGCAGACGGCGTAGGCCTGATCGGCCTTGCCGGTGCGGGCGAACATTGAAGCCTGGCCCAGCCGGGCCTCGAAGCTTTGGGGAGCGATCCTGACCGCCACCGCGAACTCCACTGCCGCCTTGTCCAAAAGGTTCTGTTTGAGATAGATCTCTCCCAGGGCCAGGTGCGATTCCAGATGGGCCGGGTTGTTGACCACCGCTTTTTTAAGCTCCTCGGCCGCGGTCTCGGGCTTGCCCGCCGCCAGAAACAGCAGCCCCAAGCGGTAATGGCCGAAAGGCAGTTTAGGCGAAAGAGTGATGGCCTGGCGGTAGGCCATCACAGCTTCCTCGGGCTGGCCTTGACCTTCGAAGGCCTGGCCCAGGCCCAGATAAAGGTGAATGTTGCCCGAATCGTCCTTCAAGGCCTTTTCAAAGCTCTGCTGGGCCTGTTTATGCTGTCCCAGGCTTAAGTAGAGCCGACCCAGTTCCAACTGCAACTCGGAGGGATGGGATGAATTTTTCAGCCCATCCTCCAGTGTCCTGACCGCCTTGTCGGGAAGGTTTTGAATCAGGTAAGACCGGCTCAAGCCGGAAATATATTCGGACTGGCCGGGGAAAAGTTTGAGCAGCACTTCGTAACGCACCGCGGCTTCGGCGCCCTGTTTTTCATCCAGGGCGATCTCAGCCAGGGCCTTTAGGGCCGCCGGGTTCTGGGGCTGCTGTTCGATGATGGCCTTGGCCTGTTTCTTGGCTCCGACGTTGTTCCCCTGGTTTTGCAAATCTTTTAATTTTTGGAGATCGGACTGAAGCTCCCGCTCCTCCCATCTGGTTGATTTGGCCCTTAAGGAAGCGTCCTCCAGCACCCCGCCGAAAATATCGGCCGAGACGGTGGTTCCCTTTTCCTGGCCGGAACCCTGCCATTGTTCCAGGATCAAAAGATCGGGGTTCTCCACGAAGAAATCTATCCCCAGCTTAAAGGAGCCGCCGGTGTAATAAGATTTCAGCTCCATGGCCCTTTTGGATGCTGCCACCGACTCCTGGTAGCGTTCGGTGGCAGCCAGGGCGAAACTCAGATTATAATGGGCCTCGGCAAACCCCCCGTCTAATTCAATGGCCTTCTGAAGTTCGTCTATGGCCGCGGCGTATCTCTTCTTTTTAAGATGCAGCAGGCCGATATTGTTGTGGGCCAGCACCGACTGGGGGTTGAGTTTTAAGACCACCAGATATTCATTCATAGCCATCTCGTCATCGCCGGCTTTGGCGTACAACAGGCCCAGGTTGAAATGGGCGTCCCCGAACTGGGGCCTGGCGGCCACCGCCTGCCGGATCTTCTCCACCGCCTGTTCCGGCTGGTTTTGGTAAAAATAGGCGATGCCCAGGTTGTTCAGGCTGATGGCGTAACCGGGGTCCAGATCCAATGCCCCCTGATACCATCGGACGGCATCGTCCGAGAGGCCCAGCCGGTGGCAGGCCAGCCCGATATCGTTGTATATTTTCTGATTTTTGGGCTCGAACTCCAGGGCTTTCTTGTAGGCCTTGATGGCCGGCTGGTTCTGGCCCATTAAAAGATACACCTCGCCCAGTTCCTTGTGGACTATACCGGATTCCTGGCCCACCCCCAACGCCTGCTCAAATTCCGCCAGGGCCTGCTTGAAAAACCCCTTGCGTTTAAAGCTCACGCCAAGATTGTAATGACTCATGAATCCGTCCGGAGATACCTGGGGCTGGTCCTCGGAGTGGCGTTTGATCTCGGACAGCAGGTCCTGGTTGTAATAATCGATCCCCAGATTGGCCTGGGCCCGGGCATAATTGGGATTTAAGGCGATGGCCTTTCGTGATTCTTCTATGGCCTTTCCCAGCAGGCCCTTTTCGCCGTAGGTAAATCCCAGCAGGAAGTGAGCCTCGGCCCCGTCGGGGTTTATCTTGATCGCCTCCTGCAATTCGTTGATCGACTGCTCCATCAATCCCAGATTGTAATAGATCTCGCCCAAAGCGGTGTGGGCCACGTAGGATTCGGGATCGACCTTTAAGGCCGCCCGATAAATTTTGACCGCCTGGTCGAATTCGCCCTGGTGTTTTAGGGTCAGGCCCAGATAAATATGGGTCAGGAAATCATCGGATTTCAGTTTTAATGCCTGGCGGTAATGTTCGATGGCCGATTTATACTGGCCGGTATTGCGCAGGGCCTCGGCCAGACGGAAGTGCGAGGAGAAGTCTTCGGATCTATCGATGTTCTGTCTGGCCTGCTCTATCTCCCGGTCATAGTATCCGCTTTTGCGGTAGACAACTTCCAGATTATGCCGGGCCAGCACGTTTTTGGGATCCAGCTCGATGGCCTTCTGCAATACTTCGATGGCCTCGATGAACATGCCCTTGTGATGGAAGACCACCCCCAGGTTATTATGGGCCGCCGAGTCCCTGGCATCCAGCCGGGACCGGAAACTGCGCAGGATCCCCTGTTCTTCGGGGCTGATCAACGCGGCGGTATTTTGCAGGTTGGAATCCATTAAAAAAAATAATTTGAATCTTAAAATTAAGAGGCGCAGCTCACCCTAGATGTATGGCCTTCAGGATCACCTCCAGCGAGGCCGGATCAGGCAGCAGCAGAAAATATCCGTACAGGGTGGTGTTTTTTTCCACGAACCTGAATTCGGTTTCAATGCAGACCACCATATCCTTGTCGCTGGAGAATTCCAGCGACACCGTCTCCAGCACCGCCGAGGCCATATCCACCGCCATGCTGGGCACCGAGGGCACCACCACCAGGCCCAGCAGATCGCCCAGCGAATTCATGTAGGCGCAGGTCAAAACATTGGATAGTTCCTTGAGGGCGGACTCTTCCAACTCTCCGAATTTTTTGGTAGTACCTAAAGGCTGGCGCATCAGGCAGTCGGTGAGGTGCCAGGCGGCTTCCTGGGGAAACAGCAGCAGGGTGCGGCCGGTCATGTCGCCCAGAAAATAGATCAGCACGCTGGCCACCACTTCATTCGGTTTGGCCACTAAGCTGAAGACCTCTTCGATGGGATTGATCCGGATCACCGGCACGTTGACCATCACTTTTTCGCCGGTAAGCTCGGAAAGCGCGGTGGCGGCGTGGCAGGCCCCGATGTTAGCCACTTCCTTAAGCGCATCCAACTGAATGTCCTTGAGTTTGCTGACGTCCATTTTATATCACCTTCATTCGTTATCGTTATTTGTTTAAGGTTCATTTCCACCTAAACACACCAAACAATCGAAAAATCCTGTTTCGCGAATTTAGGGTGTTTCGGTGGCTCATTCGTCTTCCGATATCCGTTTTCTGCCTCCGTTTTCTGCCTTCGTTTTCCGTTCCCTATCATCTGTTCCCCGTGTTCAGGTTTCCAGATTATTCACGTCCACAATTAGCATCGGCTGGCCTTCCCGGCTGATGGCCGCTCCGCTGAAAGTTTTATTATACTTTAAAAAACGGGACAGGGGTTTGACCACTATTTCCTGCTGGCCCACTATCCGGTCAATGATATAGGCGGCGTAAGAATCCTGCCTTTCCAGCACCACGGTAGGACCGGCCAAGGTCCCTGCTTCCGATTCCAGTTTTAAAGCCCGGGAAAGTTTTTGCACCGGGATGGCCTGGCTGCGGTAGACAATAGCCGTCTTGCCCTGTAGGGTTTTTACGTTTTCCGGCTTAAGCTCAAAAGTTTCCATCACCTGGGACATGGGCAGGGCGTAAACCTGATCTTTGGAAGAAACCAACAAAGTGCGGATGATGGCCAGGCTTAAGGGCACATTCAGCAGAAAGCGGGACCCCTTGCCCGCCGTGCTTTCGATGGAAAAGCTTCCTCCCATGCCTTCGATCCGGCTCTTGACCACATCCAGCCCCACCCCGCGCCCCGAGACCTCGGTCACTTTTTCGGCGGTGGAGAAGCCAGGCCGGGCCAAAAAATCGAATACCTGCTTCTGGCTGAGTTTGGAGGCCTGCTCCGGGGTAACCCAGCCTTTTTCCAGGGCCTTCTTTTTTATTTTTTCGGGATCTATCCCCCGGCCGTCGTCCTCCACCACTATCAAAGCCTGGTCTTTCACCTTTTGGACGGACAGGGTAACCGATCCGATTTTCCTTTTACCCAAAGCTTTCCGCTGGGCTATGGTCTCCATCCCGTGATCCACCGCGTTGCGCAACAGGTGCACTAATGGTTCGGCCAGCATTTGGAGAATTGAACGGTCCATCTCCAGTTCCCGGCCTTCCAGCTTGAAATCTATATCCTTGCTCAGCACCTTGGCGGCGTCCCGCACCACCCGGGGAAAACGGTCAAAAATCTCGGACATGGCCACTAACCGCGAGGCCAGCACCTGATGCTGCAGTTCGGAGGTAATCAGGGCCACCTGGTCCACGCTGTCCTGAATCGGGGCGTTTTGGGACATCTGGGCCAGCTGTTTCAGCCGTTCCCGCCAGACCACTAATTCGCCCACCAGGTTCATCAGCTTGTCCAGCCTGGCGGTGGAAACCTTGACCTCGCGGGGCCGTTCCTGGGCCAGTTGGGTAAAGGCGCTGACGGTGCGGCGCTCTACCGCTTGCTCCTCGGTTTCCTCCACCACTTCTTCTATTTCGATGTCCTCGATCTCGCCGGAGGCGATGCGCGACTTGATCTCCTTTTCGCTGTGCAGGTTGGTGACGAATAACACCGAGAACCCCCGGTCAAAGCGCTCGGCTTCCAGGTCGCGCCGTTCGGGCACGGTATAGGCGATTTTCCCGAACTGCTCCAGGGTGTGCAGAATTAAAAAAGCCCGGGCGGATTTTAAGGCCGCGTCGGCTTCCAGCAGCACCCGAATCTTGTAGACGAAGGAATCGGCGGTTTTTAGGGGGTTTATCCGGGAGAAATCGTTGCCTCCGTAAACGTTTGAGGAAGTTTCAGCTTTTGCGCTTTGGGGAGCGGCCACCAGCGCTTCTATTTTTTTTGCCAGTTCGGCCCCCCGTTGTTTTAAGCCCTGCTGGGGATCGCGCCCGGCGGCCAGCTCGGCCACCGCGCTTTCCAGATAGTCGATGGATTCAAAGATGGCGTCCACCTGGGGCTGGGCCAGCTTTAGCTGGCGCTTGCGCAGCTTGTCCAAAAGATCTTCGGCCTTATGGGCCAGCTCGGCGATCTGGTCCTGGCCGATGGATCCGGCCATGCCTTTGATGGTATGCAAGGAACGGAATATCTCGTCCAGCAGGGCTGGGTCGCCCGGGTTTTTCTCCAATGCCAAAAGAGCCCGGTTGAGGCTGACCAGATGCTCCCGGGTTTCGGAGACAAAAAGATCCCGATACTTGTTGGTGTCCATCTTCATGACAGGATGTCTCTAAGGCCGTTAAATTCTTAAAAAGCCAAAACAAACGCGGGTTTTCTGCCCTCGTTTTTTAGACCCTTTGATTTTGGCAATCAGCCGATCTGCAGCACCCGGCGGGCGGCTTCCAGCACCCGGCTGGGCTGGAAGGGCTTGACCACGAAATCCCGGGCCCCGGCCTGAATGGCTTCCACCACCAAAGCCTGCTGGCCCATGGCGCTGCACATCAGCACCCTGGCGTTGGGATCGCTCTGCATGATGGCCTTGACCGCCTCGATGCCGCCCATGTCCGGCATGATGATATCCATGATCACCAGGTCGGGCTTGAGTTTCTTGTACTGTTCCACCGCCTCGGCCCCGGTGGCCGCTTCGCCGCAGACCTCAAAATCGCCCTTTTTGAGGATGTCCGAGATCATGGTGCGCATGAAGATGGCGTCATCAACCACTAAAACCCTGTGCCCCATTTATTTCTCCTCCAATGCTAAAATTTTATCTAAATTTAAAACTATTACCTTGTCGTCCTTGACCCCCAAAACAGACTGGTAGAACCTGCCAGATTTGGCCTTGGTTACGGCCTCCGGCACCGGCTGGGACTGCATTTCAGAAGATTCCACGCTTTGCACCCGGTCCACTATCAAACCCACGTCCTCGCCGTTATGCTCCACGATCAGAATCACCATGTCCCGGCCGTTCTCGATGTTGGCCAGGCCCAGCCTTTGCCGCAGGTCGACCACGGCCACTATCGCTCCGCGCAGGTTGATCAGACCGGTGACATAGGGCGGGGCCAGAGGAACAGGAATGATATCCTGCATCTCTTCAATTGATTTAACCTGCTCGGTGCCAAGTGCAAACTTTTCACTGCCCAGGTTAAAAATTACCTTTTCTTCCGATGCAATTTTTTCAGTCATGGCGGTCTCAATTTTTATAACTATCTGGAATATATGAACGTTATCAGTTTATCGCTTTTTTGAAAAGAAGTCAATAGTTAAATTAAAAAAATGACCGTTTAGTGACTCTCCTGTTCCATCAGTGTATAAAGTGAGGTTGCGGGGGAACCAGAACTCAACCCCTTCCCTTCCCCTTCTCTTAACATCATGGCAGCCCTAATTTATCCAAGAGAAGGGGACAGTGGGCATGAGTTCAAAAGTAAACCAGAATCTCCGGTCTCCTTTTAGCCAATCGGCAAATCAGCCAAGTCAAACACCCAAGGAAACTTAAAAGCCGCCCTTTGGGCGGCTTTAAGTTTTTAGGCGATGTTACCAGGTGGCTTATAAACCGCCTCCGGATCAATGGCCATGATGGCAGCTTTTGCCTCTGCCAAAGAGTCATATGCCCCAAAAACGTTGGCCGTGGCAAAATCGTTGATGTCCTTTTTGGTGGAATAGTACCAAACGTCGGTTTCCTGCTTGTCCACCGATTGCTGATAAGCCTGCTCGGTTGCCGGGTGCACCACGTATTTGGGTCCTGCCAGACGAATGCAAATATACATTCAATTCACCTCCTTTTCTTTTTGAATTAGTTCGTTTGTTATTCTTTGGGCTTCCTCGTTAAGACCGGGAATGCCTATGTTCATTGATCTCATTTTATCCAGGTATTCCCTGGCTTGGCTGATTTCATTCATTTCATTATAAACGTCGCCGATATTTAAAAGGGATACTGCCTGCATGTATTTCAAACCTTGTTTTAATGATAGATCATAGCATTTAAAAAATAATGTTTTGGCGTATTCGTACTGGCGAGTTTTGAAACATGCAAATCCAGCGTAACAATAAATATTTAATAATGTTGCACAATCTCCAATTTTATCTGCTATATCTTCGGACGTCTTTAAATATTTCAATGCCTTTTGATAATCTTCTATATCAATGCACAAAGAACCCAGCCTACTATATGTATGCCCTATATTTTTAATGTCCGATAGACTTTCGTAATATACAACTAACTCTTCCAATATTTTTATTGCTTCCGTCGTTTTTTTACCGATTGCATAATAACAGTCAACTATATTTATTAAACATTTACACTCGTTTTTCTTGTCCCCGTTCTTTTTGCATATCTTCAAGCCTAAAGCATAGTATTCATAGGCCTTTTCGTTCTTTTCCAGATACTGCATCAGTTTGCCCAGACCGTTATAACACTCCACCTGTCCGGTAAGGTTTTTGTGGGCCAGATATTTCCCCAGCGCCCGGTTATAACGCTCTTCAGCTTTTTCAAACTCTCCCTTGGCCAGGCTTACCAAACCCTGCCAGCTTATGGCCTCCGCCTGCCTCACTTCGTCCCCCTGCACCACCGCCGCGGCGTGCATGTAATTAAAATCGTTCAACGCCTTGTCGTAACTGCCTATCAAACGGTAAACCTCGCCCCGCTTGCGGTAAATTTCAAATAAGGTGGACAGGGGTTCTTTTATCTTATGTCGCCCGGCGTTTTTGTGCATATAGACATTTTAGCCTAAAACAGGAGAAGATAGCAAGCCAAAAATGCGCCGGGAATAAAGCGCCCTCATTCCAGCCTCCGTTCAACCTTGGCTCAAACCGGCTTAGGCCAATGGTCCTTGGTGTCAATGCAGGTATCGTACAATCCCCGGTCAATTTTTATCCAGTCGGTTTTATTGACGCCCCTTTTATTCATGGCGGCCGGGCTAACCGGATAAGCGCTGGCGATCTTGATCCACCGGTCTTGTTCTTTGGCAATCAGCCTGACTTCTTCCGCCACCTCGCTCAAGTCCTGGTCCTGGCTGAACACCACCGCCACATCACAGTTCTTTTCCCGTACGGCGCGGACGATATCCAATGCGATCCGGATGTCCACTCCCTTCTCCTGGCCGACCAGGAAGGTGTGCGCGCTGCCATCGGGCAGGTTAACTGTCTTATTGCGGTAACGCAAGGGGCGGCTGAAAACTATCACACCATGACGGCCCATTGCCGATAATTTGGAAACCCAGAAGGCGTTCCAGCGGGGATTGTCGGCTGCATCGGGAATTCCGGTATAAAAGCGGATTTCGTGCAAATGCCAGCCGTTGAGTTCGCAGACCCGGAGCGCCAGCTTGGCCACGTCGTAATTGGGACGCTGGCAGCCAAAGGCCTCCTTGACCCCAAAGAAGAGATTCTGGCCGTCTACAAAAACAATGGCCCGTTTGACGGTTGGTTCAATAGTCATTGCATATCTCCGCAGGAAAATAAATAACCCCGCCCGAGGCCTTGCAGCAGTCGGACGGGGAGCAGATACTTTATGTATATTACAATAAGAAGCATTGTTTGTCAAGGGTTTTGTTGAAGTTTTTTGGTTAATAATCAAACCCCGGGTTGGCGCCCCTGGCATGCGTAGGCGTACATCCGCACAAAGTCGTTCAGGGCTTTAGCGTAACTTCCTATCAAACGGTAAACTTCGCCCCGCTTGCGGTAAATTTCAAATAAGGTGGACAAGGGTTCTTTTATTTTATGTCGGCCAGCATTTTTTAGCATGCGGTTATTTTACACTAAAACCGCAGAACATATCAAGCACTAAATGCAGTGGGGATAAAAAACAGCCTCGGCTGAATGGCCGACTTCTTCCTTTATCTACTTCGTTTACTTTTTGTCCATACTACGCCTTTATCCCGTTCAAAAAAAGATCGGTGATGAACTTGGCCTCTTTAGGATCGCTAATCTTTTTCTTGTTCAACAGCGAACTCATGGCCGAACCGTGGACCAGATTGAACAGGGCCACTGCGGTTCGTCTGGAATCTACGGTGACAAAAACTCCCTTCCTTATTCCCTCTTTGATCAGTTCCGAGACTGCGTCAGTTAAGGTTTTAAAATATTTCATCATCTTTTTCCCCACCTGCAGATTGGATATCCCCGGACGTTCCTTGCTTAAAAGCCTTAAGAAATCCTCATTCTGTTCGAACGCCAGCAGCATGGTCTTGACTAATTTTTCCACCTTGTCGGCTGGGGCCAGCGGCATATTCAGAACTTGTTTGATGCATTGTTCAAACTTGGCCAGTTCTTCCTCCAGCATGCAGGCAAAAAGATCATCCTTGCTCTGGAAATAGCCGTAAAGCGTGCCTTTGGCGAACTCGGCCTTCTCGGCGATCTCATCCAATGTGGCGACGTGGAGGCCCTTTTGGGCGAACACTTCCCGGGCGGCCTTCAGGATATCCTGTTTTTTGGCCAGCCTTTCCCGTTCCTTGCGCGGTAGCTTTTCCATCGGTAACCTGTAGCGTATTTTGATTTGTATAAAGTTAGGATTTTTCCTCAAATCGATCAATATCTTTGGATTTAAAAAATGCTGAAGTACCGCTTGGGATCTTTCTTGATGTCCTTGATCAGTTTGTTCAGTTCTTCCGAGGATTCCTTGAGATTTTTATACAATTCCTCGTCTTTGGAAAGCTTGCCCAGGTTGCCCTCCCCCTTCTCCATCCGGCCCAGAATGACGTTCAACCGCTGGGAGGTGGAGTCTAGGGC
Above is a window of candidate division TA06 bacterium DNA encoding:
- a CDS encoding DUF86 domain-containing protein, which encodes MQKNDRIRVQHMLDAAEEIILFTDGKTRDSLNDNRMLLLSVVKNLEIIGEAATKVTEETRRELQEIPWPEITSMRNRLIHGYFDIDVDIVWSTIQIDLGPLRELLKKALA
- a CDS encoding nucleotidyltransferase domain-containing protein, with protein sequence MEQITIPKDKLSEFCRNYHISKLSLFGSVLGDDFTTKSDVDVLVEFQSDNVPGYLGLAKIVRELSGLFAGRQVDLRTPHDLSRYFRKEVMSQAKVLYAEK
- a CDS encoding DUF4388 domain-containing protein, with amino-acid sequence MAIEGPIKGLSLMDLFQLLAMSRKSGVLTLGWLRSGILV
- a CDS encoding DNA adenine methylase, giving the protein MTAYRGTLSIPGICVDNEPAKPVNVSSVPQRSIFRYPGGKTWFVPTFRKWFKNVHAKPNVLVEPFAGGGIISLTALFERLVPKVVMVELDEEIAAVWQAIVAGNSKWLLKRILSFDLTRENVIDEITLNTSSIKEKAFQTILKNRTYHGGILADGSGLLKNGENGKGIKSRWYPETLARRLNDISYLTDKIDFRCEDGLKVMKEYAARSDVRYFIDPPYTAGGKKAGNRLYRYCELDHEELFKICESLKGDFLMTYDNAEEVKSLARKHGFQMRLIPMTNTHHATMEELIIGKDLIWLDKLPAVHEPSDSYITSKCQNKSSKKNH
- a CDS encoding tetratricopeptide repeat protein, giving the protein MDSNLQNTAALISPEEQGILRSFRSRLDARDSAAHNNLGVVFHHKGMFIEAIEVLQKAIELDPKNVLARHNLEVVYRKSGYYDREIEQARQNIDRSEDFSSHFRLAEALRNTGQYKSAIEHYRQALKLKSDDFLTHIYLGLTLKHQGEFDQAVKIYRAALKVDPESYVAHTALGEIYYNLGLMEQSINELQEAIKINPDGAEAHFLLGFTYGEKGLLGKAIEESRKAIALNPNYARAQANLGIDYYNQDLLSEIKRHSEDQPQVSPDGFMSHYNLGVSFKRKGFFKQALAEFEQALGVGQESGIVHKELGEVYLLMGQNQPAIKAYKKALEFEPKNQKIYNDIGLACHRLGLSDDAVRWYQGALDLDPGYAISLNNLGIAYFYQNQPEQAVEKIRQAVAARPQFGDAHFNLGLLYAKAGDDEMAMNEYLVVLKLNPQSVLAHNNIGLLHLKKKRYAAAIDELQKAIELDGGFAEAHYNLSFALAATERYQESVAASKRAMELKSYYTGGSFKLGIDFFVENPDLLILEQWQGSGQEKGTTVSADIFGGVLEDASLRAKSTRWEERELQSDLQKLKDLQNQGNNVGAKKQAKAIIEQQPQNPAALKALAEIALDEKQGAEAAVRYEVLLKLFPGQSEYISGLSRSYLIQNLPDKAVRTLEDGLKNSSHPSELQLELGRLYLSLGQHKQAQQSFEKALKDDSGNIHLYLGLGQAFEGQGQPEEAVMAYRQAITLSPKLPFGHYRLGLLFLAAGKPETAAEELKKAVVNNPAHLESHLALGEIYLKQNLLDKAAVEFAVAVRIAPQSFEARLGQASMFARTGKADQAYAVCQELMTSFGDRAELYLLLGKLLAHRGKTRDAVEAWQKAANFTHDQNLRQQAAKAIDAALQWQEVAG
- a CDS encoding chemotaxis protein CheC, with protein sequence MDVSKLKDIQLDALKEVANIGACHAATALSELTGEKVMVNVPVIRINPIEEVFSLVAKPNEVVASVLIYFLGDMTGRTLLLFPQEAAWHLTDCLMRQPLGTTKKFGELEESALKELSNVLTCAYMNSLGDLLGLVVVPSVPSMAVDMASAVLETVSLEFSSDKDMVVCIETEFRFVEKNTTLYGYFLLLPDPASLEVILKAIHLG
- a CDS encoding chemotaxis protein CheA, with product MKMDTNKYRDLFVSETREHLVSLNRALLALEKNPGDPALLDEIFRSLHTIKGMAGSIGQDQIAELAHKAEDLLDKLRKRQLKLAQPQVDAIFESIDYLESAVAELAAGRDPQQGLKQRGAELAKKIEALVAAPQSAKAETSSNVYGGNDFSRINPLKTADSFVYKIRVLLEADAALKSARAFLILHTLEQFGKIAYTVPERRDLEAERFDRGFSVLFVTNLHSEKEIKSRIASGEIEDIEIEEVVEETEEQAVERRTVSAFTQLAQERPREVKVSTARLDKLMNLVGELVVWRERLKQLAQMSQNAPIQDSVDQVALITSELQHQVLASRLVAMSEIFDRFPRVVRDAAKVLSKDIDFKLEGRELEMDRSILQMLAEPLVHLLRNAVDHGMETIAQRKALGKRKIGSVTLSVQKVKDQALIVVEDDGRGIDPEKIKKKALEKGWVTPEQASKLSQKQVFDFLARPGFSTAEKVTEVSGRGVGLDVVKSRIEGMGGSFSIESTAGKGSRFLLNVPLSLAIIRTLLVSSKDQVYALPMSQVMETFELKPENVKTLQGKTAIVYRSQAIPVQKLSRALKLESEAGTLAGPTVVLERQDSYAAYIIDRIVGQQEIVVKPLSRFLKYNKTFSGAAISREGQPMLIVDVNNLET
- a CDS encoding response regulator, whose translation is MGHRVLVVDDAIFMRTMISDILKKGDFEVCGEAATGAEAVEQYKKLKPDLVIMDIIMPDMGGIEAVKAIMQSDPNARVLMCSAMGQQALVVEAIQAGARDFVVKPFQPSRVLEAARRVLQIG